The Saccharomonospora glauca K62 genome has a segment encoding these proteins:
- a CDS encoding dTDP-4-dehydrorhamnose 3,5-epimerase family protein has protein sequence MSSLTITETSLPNAFHLRAQRHFDRRGFFYEAFRSDDLSEAIGYPFRMGQFHYSISCRDTIRGIHGTLLPPGQAKLVTCVRGEILDVAVDLRTGSPTFGRYEVFHQQAGQGTALYLSDGIGHAFQALTDDTCVTFVCSEAYQHGTMLEINPLDPELGIPWKLSGEPVMSAKDAAAPTLSAAAAAGLLPHYRSTLAHYERLNDL, from the coding sequence ATGAGTAGCTTGACGATCACCGAGACATCACTGCCCAACGCGTTCCACCTCCGGGCACAACGTCACTTCGACCGACGAGGGTTCTTCTACGAGGCGTTCCGCAGCGACGACCTCTCCGAGGCGATCGGGTACCCGTTCCGAATGGGACAGTTCCACTACTCGATAAGCTGCCGCGACACCATCCGTGGCATCCACGGCACGTTGCTTCCGCCGGGGCAGGCCAAACTCGTGACCTGCGTGCGAGGGGAAATTCTCGACGTGGCCGTGGACCTGCGTACCGGGTCGCCCACCTTCGGTCGCTACGAGGTCTTCCACCAGCAAGCCGGGCAGGGCACGGCCCTGTATCTGTCCGACGGGATCGGTCACGCGTTCCAGGCCCTGACCGACGACACCTGTGTGACCTTCGTCTGCTCCGAGGCGTACCAGCACGGCACGATGCTGGAGATCAACCCACTCGACCCGGAGCTCGGCATTCCGTGGAAGCTCTCCGGCGAGCCCGTGATGTCCGCCAAGGACGCTGCGGCTCCCACCTTGTCCGCCGCCGCGGCGGCCGGTCTGCTTCCCCACTATCGATCCACACTGGCGCACTACGAGCGCTTGAACGACCTCTGA
- a CDS encoding NDP-hexose 2,3-dehydratase family protein, giving the protein MRERLITSPPRDDGRSATPGLLPGSSLDQFHAWWAQRHRASHFSVERISFPELDAWAFDDDTGNLVHSSGKFFTVEGLQVRTDGLDIWSQPVINQPEIGVLGIIVKEFDGVLHCLMQAKMEPGNVNTLQLSPTVQATRSNYTRVHRGAATRYLEYFLGHRRGKVLVDVLQSEQGAWFWRKRNRNMVVQVTEDIPLHEDYCWLSLAQLRELSRIDNLINMDARTVLSCFPFEPSGTDSGDEFTAALIRSCRSGGGAGGARHTTGEILSWFTDAKTRCDWTARLTPLSKVTGWIRGEEEISDEHQRHFRIIAVAVEAGTREVKRWTQPLLFPRGEGRAVFLVRQFDGVLHVLVQARPEYGLMDLVEMAPTVHLLPGEELSSVHEDFLRHSLSSPDVRVHYDQVLSEEGGRFYEALTRYQIIEVGEDVPAEPPPNFRWMTVRQLMDLLRHGHYLNIEARSLLACLHSLY; this is encoded by the coding sequence GTGAGGGAGCGACTCATCACCTCACCACCGCGGGACGACGGCCGCTCGGCGACGCCGGGACTCCTCCCCGGCTCCTCACTCGACCAGTTCCACGCGTGGTGGGCCCAACGTCACCGAGCCAGCCACTTCTCCGTCGAGCGCATTTCCTTCCCGGAGCTGGATGCCTGGGCCTTCGACGACGACACGGGAAACCTCGTGCACTCCAGCGGCAAGTTCTTCACCGTCGAGGGGCTCCAGGTCCGCACCGATGGTCTCGACATCTGGTCGCAGCCCGTCATCAACCAACCGGAGATCGGCGTCCTCGGGATCATCGTCAAGGAGTTCGACGGCGTCCTGCACTGTCTCATGCAGGCGAAGATGGAGCCGGGCAACGTCAACACACTCCAGCTCTCTCCCACCGTGCAGGCCACGCGGAGCAACTACACGCGCGTCCACCGAGGTGCGGCGACGAGGTACCTGGAGTACTTCCTTGGCCATCGCCGGGGGAAGGTGTTGGTCGACGTGCTGCAGTCGGAGCAGGGCGCCTGGTTCTGGCGCAAGCGGAACCGGAACATGGTCGTGCAGGTCACCGAGGACATCCCGCTGCACGAGGACTACTGCTGGCTCAGTCTCGCCCAACTTCGCGAGTTGAGCAGGATCGACAATCTCATCAACATGGACGCCCGTACGGTGCTGTCCTGTTTTCCGTTCGAGCCGAGTGGGACCGACTCCGGGGACGAGTTCACCGCCGCGCTCATCCGTTCCTGCCGCAGCGGGGGCGGCGCCGGCGGAGCTCGCCACACGACCGGCGAGATCCTCAGTTGGTTCACCGATGCCAAGACTCGCTGCGACTGGACCGCACGCCTGACTCCGCTGTCGAAGGTGACCGGCTGGATTCGCGGCGAGGAGGAGATCAGCGACGAGCACCAACGTCATTTCCGCATCATCGCGGTCGCGGTCGAAGCCGGAACCCGCGAGGTGAAACGGTGGACGCAGCCGTTGCTGTTCCCTCGCGGGGAAGGACGAGCGGTCTTCCTGGTGAGGCAATTCGACGGAGTGCTGCACGTACTGGTCCAGGCGCGTCCCGAGTACGGCCTGATGGACCTCGTGGAGATGGCACCGACGGTGCACCTGCTCCCCGGCGAGGAACTCTCCTCCGTGCACGAGGACTTTCTTCGCCACTCCTTGAGTTCCCCGGACGTTCGAGTGCACTACGACCAGGTTCTCTCCGAGGAGGGCGGACGTTTCTACGAAGCGTTGACCCGTTACCAGATCATCGAGGTCGGCGAGGACGTGCCCGCCGAACCACCACCGAACTTCCGCTGGATGACCGTACGTCAGCTGATGGACCTTCTCAGGCACGGCCACTACCTCAACATCGAGGCCCGCAGTCTGCTGGCGTGTCTGCACTCCCTGTACTGA
- a CDS encoding DegT/DnrJ/EryC1/StrS family aminotransferase, translating into MTLSVWGYLPEFEKERDDIMDAVETVFRSGRLILGESVKAFEREFAAYHGVPHCVGVDNGTNAIVLALRALGIGAGDEVITVSNTAAPTVLAIDAVGATPVFVDVHPDTYLMNVDQVESVITERTKCLLPVHLYGQCVDMDALRAIASKHGLPILEDCAQAHGATYHGRIAGSMGDCAAYSFYPTKVLGAYGDGGAVLSNDAETDARLRRLRYYGMESVYYVVETPGYNSRLDEVQAEILRRKLTRLGDYIARRRTIAARYAEAFAGTELITPTVAPGNEHVYYVYVVRHPARDRIIAELKKHDISLNISYPWPVHTQSGFAHLGYGKGSLPVTENTADQIFSLPMYPSLGDSEQERVIDTLHRVLATL; encoded by the coding sequence ATGACCTTGTCGGTCTGGGGTTACCTTCCCGAGTTCGAAAAAGAGCGGGACGACATCATGGATGCCGTCGAGACAGTTTTCCGTTCCGGGCGGCTCATTCTCGGAGAGAGTGTGAAGGCGTTCGAACGCGAGTTCGCCGCGTATCACGGTGTTCCCCACTGCGTAGGGGTGGACAACGGCACCAACGCCATCGTGCTGGCACTACGAGCACTCGGCATCGGCGCGGGCGACGAAGTCATCACCGTGTCGAACACCGCGGCCCCCACCGTGCTCGCCATCGACGCGGTGGGCGCGACCCCCGTCTTCGTCGACGTGCATCCGGACACGTACCTCATGAACGTCGACCAGGTGGAGTCCGTCATCACGGAACGGACGAAATGCCTGCTGCCCGTCCACCTCTACGGGCAGTGCGTGGACATGGACGCTCTTCGCGCCATCGCGAGCAAGCACGGACTTCCCATACTGGAGGACTGCGCCCAGGCTCACGGAGCCACCTATCACGGCCGGATTGCGGGATCGATGGGGGACTGCGCCGCGTACTCCTTCTACCCCACCAAGGTCCTCGGCGCGTACGGCGACGGTGGCGCCGTACTGAGCAACGACGCGGAGACCGACGCCCGGCTCCGTCGCCTCCGTTACTACGGAATGGAAAGCGTCTACTACGTGGTCGAGACCCCCGGCTACAACAGCAGGCTCGACGAGGTACAGGCGGAGATCCTCCGGCGCAAGCTCACGAGGCTCGGCGACTACATCGCCCGCCGCCGTACCATCGCCGCCCGCTACGCGGAGGCGTTCGCCGGAACCGAACTGATCACTCCGACCGTGGCGCCCGGCAACGAGCACGTCTACTACGTGTACGTCGTGCGGCACCCGGCACGGGACCGCATCATCGCGGAGCTGAAGAAGCACGACATCTCACTGAACATCAGCTATCCGTGGCCGGTACACACTCAGTCCGGATTCGCCCACCTCGGCTACGGCAAAGGCTCGCTTCCGGTCACGGAGAACACGGCCGACCAGATCTTCTCGCTTCCCATGTATCCCTCGCTCGGCGACAGCGAGCAGGAACGCGTGATCGACACACTCCATCGGGTACTGGCCACGCTCTGA